From the genome of Streptomyces sp. NBC_00659, one region includes:
- a CDS encoding ferredoxin reductase family protein, translating into MTTVYQRAAHPRTTRGGGRPRPSPAGPLLALLWAGAAAVLALWWTDTRSVVGLAGWLTDAGRIAGLLCGYGCAVLVALMARVPLLERRVGSDRVARWHAMAGRYTICLLVAHVTLILFGYAAQDGTGIVHETLSVVFDYPDMLKATTGTVILFAVGITSARLARRRISHEFWYYVHLLTYAAVFLAFFHQLALGSDFVGDAAARAAWYALYLGTAGLVVWFRLLAPVRLNRRHRLRVESVHRESPGVFSIVIRGEHLDELDARAGQFFRWRFLADGMRWTSTPYSLSAPPRPDRMRITVKALGDHSAAVGMLRPGTRVWAEGPYGSLTADRSTASKALLIAGGVGITPLRALFETLPGRVTLLYRARTAEDLALGGELEDIARWRGARVLYALNAADGTRPRLTAESLRATVPDIAEHDVYLCGPPAMARDLYGELRAAGVPDRRIHHESFEL; encoded by the coding sequence ATGACCACGGTGTACCAGCGGGCGGCTCACCCGCGCACGACGCGGGGAGGCGGGCGGCCCCGTCCCTCGCCCGCCGGGCCGCTGCTGGCCCTGCTGTGGGCGGGAGCGGCTGCGGTCCTCGCCCTGTGGTGGACCGACACACGGTCGGTGGTGGGCCTGGCCGGCTGGCTGACGGACGCCGGGCGGATCGCCGGGCTGCTGTGCGGCTACGGCTGCGCCGTTCTGGTGGCGCTCATGGCGCGGGTCCCGCTCCTGGAGCGGCGCGTCGGCTCCGACCGCGTGGCCCGCTGGCACGCCATGGCCGGCCGGTACACGATCTGCCTGCTGGTCGCGCACGTGACACTGATCCTCTTCGGCTACGCGGCCCAGGACGGGACCGGCATCGTCCACGAGACGCTCAGCGTGGTGTTCGACTACCCGGACATGCTCAAGGCGACGACCGGCACGGTCATCCTGTTCGCCGTCGGGATCACCTCGGCACGCCTGGCCCGCCGCCGGATCAGTCACGAGTTCTGGTACTACGTGCACCTGCTGACGTACGCGGCGGTCTTCCTGGCCTTCTTCCACCAGCTCGCGCTCGGCTCCGACTTCGTCGGCGACGCGGCGGCGCGGGCCGCCTGGTACGCCCTCTACCTCGGTACGGCCGGGCTCGTCGTGTGGTTCCGGCTGCTCGCCCCCGTACGGCTCAACCGGCGCCACCGGCTGCGCGTGGAGTCCGTGCACCGGGAGTCCCCCGGGGTCTTCTCCATCGTGATCCGCGGGGAGCACCTGGACGAACTGGACGCGCGGGCCGGCCAGTTCTTCCGCTGGCGCTTCCTCGCCGACGGGATGCGGTGGACCTCGACGCCGTACTCCCTGTCGGCACCGCCCCGTCCCGACCGGATGCGGATCACGGTGAAGGCACTCGGGGACCACAGCGCGGCCGTGGGCATGCTGCGCCCCGGCACCCGGGTGTGGGCGGAGGGGCCCTACGGCTCGCTGACGGCGGACCGGAGCACGGCGTCGAAGGCGCTGCTGATAGCGGGCGGCGTCGGCATCACACCGCTGCGCGCCCTGTTCGAGACCCTGCCCGGCCGGGTCACGCTGCTCTACCGGGCGCGCACGGCCGAGGACTTGGCGCTGGGCGGCGAGCTGGAGGACATCGCACGCTGGCGCGGGGCCCGTGTCCTGTACGCCCTCAACGCCGCCGACGGCACCCGACCGCGGCTCACCGCCGAGTCGCTGCGCGCGACCGTGCCCGACATCGCCGAGCACGACGTCTATCTCTGCGGACCTCCCGCGATGGCGCGGGATCTGTACGGGGAGCTGCGCGCCGCGGGAGTCCCCGACCGCCGTATCCACCACGAGTCGTTCGAGCTGTGA
- a CDS encoding FMN-binding protein: protein MHALKKNRPLRRVTLAAAATVTGFVLLLSLKPHTAPTAADAASSAGRSPSSSSSSSSSSSSGSSSGDSSGASGGSKSTGTGTVTGDSVQTRWGPVQVRITLKDGKITESTAVVYPSDNPRDQEINGYALPELRRETLAAQSAQIDSVSGATYTSDGYRQSLQSALDSAGF, encoded by the coding sequence GTGCACGCCCTGAAGAAGAACCGTCCGCTGCGCCGGGTGACGCTGGCGGCCGCCGCCACGGTCACCGGTTTCGTCCTGCTGCTGTCGCTGAAGCCGCACACAGCGCCGACAGCGGCCGACGCCGCGTCGTCCGCGGGCCGTTCCCCGTCCTCGTCCTCGTCCTCGTCGTCCTCGTCCTCGTCGGGAAGCTCGTCCGGGGACTCCTCGGGAGCGTCCGGGGGCTCCAAGAGCACGGGGACGGGGACCGTCACCGGCGACTCGGTGCAGACCCGTTGGGGGCCGGTCCAGGTGCGGATCACGCTGAAGGACGGCAAGATCACCGAATCCACGGCAGTCGTCTATCCTTCGGACAATCCCAGGGACCAGGAGATCAACGGTTACGCGCTTCCCGAGCTCAGGCGCGAGACGCTGGCCGCACAGAGCGCCCAGATCGACTCGGTGTCCGGAGCCACGTACACCAGTGACGGATACAGGCAGTCGCTGCAGTCCGCACTGGACTCGGCGGGCTTCTGA